One window of the Bradyrhizobium sp. NP1 genome contains the following:
- a CDS encoding metalloregulator ArsR/SmtB family transcription factor, whose protein sequence is MDEVFKALADPSRRSLLDRLHARNGQTLNELCEGLAMTRQAVTKHLVILEEANLVTTYRHGREKLHYLNPVPIHQIGERWIKKFERAKLTALGELKRQLEKRDE, encoded by the coding sequence ATGGATGAAGTCTTCAAGGCACTGGCTGATCCCTCGCGGCGGTCGCTGTTGGACAGACTTCACGCCAGGAACGGACAGACCTTGAACGAGCTCTGCGAGGGCCTCGCCATGACCCGGCAGGCCGTGACCAAGCATCTCGTGATCCTCGAAGAGGCCAACCTGGTCACGACCTACAGGCACGGCCGCGAGAAGCTGCACTACCTGAACCCGGTCCCGATCCACCAGATCGGCGAGCGGTGGATCAAGAAGTTCGAGCGCGCCAAGCTGACCGCGCTCGGCGAATTGAAAAGGCAACTGGAGAAGCGCGATGAGTAA
- a CDS encoding SRPBCC family protein has translation MSKPEFVYTIYIASTPEKVFAALTDAEMSKRYWHGNSVVSDWKIGAPFALRLARHGGDVTGEVLEYDPPRRLAYSFRAHDGSDGGRASRVTFDLERQRDQVRLTIVHDGFEPGSVVLEKVSRGWPLILSSLKSFVECGRVLYAPWYEDDEAAPTHAVGGAR, from the coding sequence ATGAGTAAGCCTGAATTCGTCTACACGATCTATATCGCCTCGACGCCGGAGAAGGTGTTCGCGGCGCTGACGGATGCGGAGATGTCGAAGCGCTACTGGCACGGCAACTCCGTCGTCTCCGACTGGAAGATCGGCGCGCCCTTTGCGCTGCGGCTGGCCCGCCACGGCGGCGACGTCACCGGCGAGGTGCTCGAATATGATCCGCCGCGGCGCCTCGCCTACTCCTTCCGCGCCCATGACGGCTCCGACGGCGGCAGGGCCTCGCGCGTGACCTTCGATCTCGAACGCCAGCGCGACCAGGTGCGCCTCACCATCGTGCATGACGGGTTCGAGCCGGGAAGCGTGGTGCTGGAAAAGGTTTCCCGCGGCTGGCCGCTGATCCTCTCCAGCCTGAAGAGCTTCGTCGAGTGCGGCCGGGTACTGTACGCGCCCTGGTACGAAGACGACGAGGCCGCGCCGACGCACGCCGTGGGAGGTGCGCGATGA
- a CDS encoding SRPBCC family protein: MSKPEFVYVTYIETTPEKLWDALTNSDFTERYWFGYRATSDWKAGSPYHIAKDGQRSVEGMVLVSDRPNKLVYAWDVVKYADRERTSRVTFDIEPRGTVVQLTVTHDELDERGRTLRDISGGWPMVLASLKSFLETGKPLPADLPSRAA; encoded by the coding sequence ATGAGCAAGCCGGAATTCGTCTACGTCACCTATATCGAGACCACGCCCGAAAAACTCTGGGACGCGCTGACCAATAGCGATTTCACCGAGCGCTACTGGTTCGGTTATCGCGCGACCTCCGACTGGAAGGCAGGATCGCCCTATCACATCGCCAAGGACGGCCAGCGCAGCGTTGAGGGCATGGTGCTGGTTTCGGATCGGCCGAACAAGCTCGTCTACGCCTGGGATGTGGTCAAATACGCCGACCGCGAACGCACCTCGCGCGTCACCTTCGACATCGAGCCGCGCGGCACCGTCGTCCAGCTCACGGTGACGCATGACGAGCTCGACGAGCGCGGCAGGACGCTGCGCGACATCTCCGGCGGATGGCCGATGGTGCTGGCGAGCCTGAAGAGTTTCCTGGAGACGGGCAAGCCGCTGCCGGCCGACCTGCCCTCGCGGGCCGCCTAG
- a CDS encoding SRPBCC family protein → MRKPEFVYVTYIETTPEKLWEALTSSEFSRRYWFDTEVRSDWKVGSPFALVMNGKTTDVGEILEADRPRRLSYTFRHVLDETLSKEPASTVVFSIEQHGRLVKLTLTHEGFAPGSSMLDSISKGWPAILSSLKSLLETGEPLIIPLIALDIDGVA, encoded by the coding sequence ATGCGGAAGCCCGAATTCGTCTACGTCACCTATATCGAGACCACGCCCGAAAAATTGTGGGAGGCGCTGACCAGCAGCGAGTTCTCGCGGCGCTACTGGTTCGACACCGAGGTGCGCTCCGACTGGAAAGTGGGCTCACCGTTCGCGCTGGTCATGAACGGCAAGACCACGGACGTCGGAGAAATCCTCGAGGCCGACCGGCCGCGGCGGCTGTCCTACACGTTCCGCCACGTGCTCGACGAGACCCTAAGCAAGGAGCCGGCCTCCACCGTCGTGTTCAGCATCGAGCAACACGGCAGGCTGGTGAAGCTGACCTTGACCCACGAAGGTTTCGCTCCGGGCAGCAGCATGCTCGACAGCATTTCCAAGGGATGGCCGGCCATCCTGTCCAGCCTCAAGAGCCTGCTGGAAACCGGCGAACCGCTGATCATTCCCTTGATCGCGCTGGACATCGACGGCGTCGCCTGA
- a CDS encoding SRPBCC family protein produces the protein MNIGAFKPAIVYTIYIASTPEKVWQALTSAEFSRKYFFGNAVEVEQRVGGAFIVRTPDGALHISGEVVECDPPKKLTVTFNVNWPGLVEKLGPTLVTYAIEQAGESVKLTLLQSHDRPLSDDILSGGRAGWPAILSSLKSVLETGQPLAVKMEPPQRMLAALKELGIPMP, from the coding sequence ATGAACATCGGAGCATTCAAGCCGGCAATCGTCTACACGATCTACATCGCCTCCACGCCGGAGAAAGTCTGGCAAGCGCTGACCTCGGCCGAATTCAGCCGGAAATATTTCTTCGGCAATGCCGTCGAAGTCGAGCAGCGCGTCGGCGGCGCCTTCATCGTGCGCACGCCGGACGGCGCCCTTCACATCTCGGGCGAGGTGGTCGAATGTGATCCGCCGAAAAAGCTCACCGTGACCTTCAACGTCAACTGGCCGGGCCTGGTCGAGAAGCTGGGCCCCACCCTCGTCACCTACGCGATCGAGCAGGCTGGTGAATCGGTGAAGCTGACGCTGCTGCAATCGCACGACCGGCCGCTGAGCGACGACATCCTCTCCGGCGGCCGCGCAGGCTGGCCGGCGATCCTCTCCAGCCTGAAGAGCGTGCTGGAGACAGGCCAGCCGCTGGCGGTCAAGATGGAGCCGCCGCAGCGCATGCTGGCCGCGCTGAAGGAGCTCGGGATCCCGATGCCGTGA
- a CDS encoding DUF2189 domain-containing protein: MASVSGKLDPVVRRIGIADIAEALGQGLRDFQAAPLYGLAFGALYAAGGIIIVLSLTAFGMVYLAYPLAAGFALIGPFVAIGLYQVSRCREAGRPISLREIWSTVRSRSEIGWMAFVTLFVFVIWMYQVRLLIALLLGLNVSFASFQEFLNVVLTTREGLLFLVIGNLDGAVLSLIVFSLTVVSFPLLLDREVDFVTAMITSVRAVVTSPLPMIGWAAVVVCLLIVSAIPYFLGLLVTVPVLGHTTWHLYRRIIAPLPA, translated from the coding sequence ATGGCATCGGTTTCCGGCAAGCTCGATCCTGTGGTGCGCCGGATCGGGATTGCCGATATCGCGGAGGCGCTGGGGCAGGGGCTGCGCGACTTCCAGGCCGCGCCGCTCTATGGCCTGGCCTTCGGCGCGCTCTATGCGGCGGGCGGCATCATTATCGTGCTCAGCCTGACCGCCTTCGGGATGGTCTACCTCGCGTATCCCCTGGCCGCGGGCTTTGCGCTGATCGGCCCGTTCGTCGCGATCGGGCTTTACCAGGTGAGCCGTTGCCGCGAGGCCGGCCGTCCGATTTCGCTGCGCGAGATCTGGTCGACGGTGCGCTCGCGCAGCGAGATCGGCTGGATGGCCTTCGTCACCCTCTTCGTCTTCGTGATCTGGATGTACCAGGTCCGGCTGCTGATCGCGCTGCTGCTCGGGCTCAATGTCTCGTTCGCGAGCTTTCAGGAGTTTCTCAACGTCGTGCTCACCACCAGGGAGGGATTGCTGTTCCTTGTGATCGGCAATCTCGACGGCGCGGTGCTGTCGCTGATCGTGTTTTCGCTGACGGTGGTCTCGTTTCCGCTGCTGCTCGACCGCGAAGTCGATTTCGTCACCGCGATGATCACGAGCGTGCGCGCCGTGGTGACGAGCCCGTTGCCCATGATCGGATGGGCCGCGGTCGTCGTCTGCCTGCTGATCGTGTCCGCGATCCCCTACTTCCTGGGGTTATTGGTCACGGTGCCGGTGCTCGGCCACACCACCTGGCATCTCTACCGGCGGATCATCGCGCCGCTGCCGGCGTGA
- a CDS encoding OprO/OprP family phosphate-selective porin: MTTATICAIGVGALAASPAAAQSANSDAEIALLKQQLHLLEQKLDRLEKQGAASAKAAASAKAEAKAAVTTANAAIPTKADIPMKPRAPSDVVVTMPNNRPTICTADEQNCVAITSRVHFDVGGYDYRPNSASTSPQRLDDGVNLRRARIGVLGKFAGDWNYALVYDFGGSSDGFGGTASAGGVPVGFLPGGAVSGVENAYLSYTGFRPFGGQLAIEGGVMDLPFTLGEATSSNDFPFMERATSQVIASTMAADDFRSAVGARWFTDRLWAGAYATGPTTGAIHSASSVNPNGTGEQFGAVARVAGQVVSGTNYSVHLGAGAEFLIRPPHNNISNAQTLTLTDRPELRIDPTQLISTGAIANVSGAQVYGVEAAATYGPLFFQGEYFWFNVDRNAVTGLPPFGAPSLKFEGGYAQASYVLTGETHKYNPSAAAYYGVIPDNPFSLAGGGWGAWEIAGRVSTMDLNDQLGTANGIAGGRQTVYTAALNWYVNRNVRFMIDYLHGNIARQISPTNPGDAGAKFDAIAMRTQIAF, from the coding sequence ATGACCACGGCGACCATTTGCGCCATCGGGGTAGGAGCCTTGGCTGCATCACCGGCCGCAGCGCAATCGGCGAACAGTGACGCGGAGATTGCGCTCCTGAAGCAGCAGCTGCATCTGCTCGAGCAGAAGCTCGATCGACTGGAAAAGCAGGGTGCTGCGAGCGCCAAGGCCGCGGCAAGCGCCAAGGCGGAGGCCAAGGCTGCCGTCACGACGGCCAACGCCGCCATTCCAACGAAGGCGGACATTCCGATGAAGCCACGGGCGCCGTCCGACGTCGTGGTGACGATGCCGAACAACCGGCCGACCATCTGCACCGCCGACGAGCAGAATTGCGTCGCGATAACGAGCCGCGTGCATTTCGACGTCGGTGGCTACGACTATCGGCCGAACAGCGCGTCAACCTCGCCGCAGCGGCTCGACGACGGGGTCAACCTGCGCCGCGCCCGCATCGGCGTCCTCGGCAAGTTCGCCGGCGACTGGAACTACGCGCTGGTCTACGACTTCGGCGGTTCGTCGGACGGTTTTGGCGGCACCGCCTCGGCGGGTGGTGTGCCGGTCGGCTTTCTTCCCGGCGGCGCGGTATCCGGCGTCGAGAACGCCTATCTGAGCTACACTGGATTCAGGCCCTTCGGCGGCCAGCTCGCCATCGAAGGCGGCGTCATGGATCTGCCTTTCACGCTCGGCGAGGCGACGAGCTCGAACGATTTCCCGTTCATGGAGCGCGCCACGTCCCAGGTCATCGCCAGCACCATGGCCGCCGACGATTTCCGTTCCGCCGTCGGCGCGCGCTGGTTCACCGACAGGCTCTGGGCAGGTGCCTATGCCACGGGTCCGACCACGGGCGCGATCCACTCGGCGTCCAGCGTGAACCCCAACGGCACCGGCGAGCAGTTCGGCGCCGTCGCCCGCGTCGCGGGCCAGGTCGTGAGCGGCACGAATTATTCGGTTCACCTCGGCGCGGGCGCCGAATTCCTGATTCGGCCGCCGCACAACAATATCTCCAATGCGCAGACGCTGACGTTGACCGATCGGCCGGAGCTGCGCATCGACCCCACCCAGCTGATCTCGACCGGCGCCATCGCCAACGTCTCCGGCGCGCAGGTTTACGGTGTCGAGGCCGCCGCGACCTACGGACCGCTGTTCTTCCAGGGAGAGTATTTCTGGTTCAACGTCGACCGTAATGCCGTGACCGGGCTCCCGCCGTTTGGCGCGCCAAGCCTGAAATTCGAAGGCGGCTACGCGCAGGCGAGCTATGTGCTGACCGGCGAAACCCACAAATACAACCCGTCGGCGGCAGCCTACTATGGCGTCATCCCGGACAATCCGTTCTCGCTGGCGGGCGGCGGCTGGGGCGCCTGGGAGATCGCCGGCCGTGTCAGCACGATGGACCTCAACGATCAGCTCGGCACGGCGAACGGTATCGCCGGCGGCCGCCAGACCGTCTACACCGCGGCGCTGAACTGGTACGTCAATCGCAACGTCCGCTTCATGATCGACTATTTGCACGGAAATATTGCGAGGCAGATCAGCCCGACCAACCCCGGCGATGCCGGCGCCAAATTCGATGCCATCGCGATGCGCACCCAAATCGCCTTCTGA
- a CDS encoding acyl-CoA synthetase, with the protein MLTEAATYDELYGHFRWEVPARFNMATACCDRHADGSGHLALIYVDEDGRATRTSFDELAAMSRRFANVLKADGLSRGDRVAVFLSQSLELPVTHLAAFRSGLISIPLFALFGEDALEFRLKNSGARAVVTDEAGWEKLAKIRDRLPALAHVYVIGAARAGAKSFWSALDAASDDFATVETSSDDPAIIIYTSGTTGNPKGALHAHRVVLGHLPNVEMCHDFFPKPGDVMWTPADWAWIGGLFDALFPAWYHGVPVVGHRAKKFDPDAAMQLMAAHGVCNVFLPPTALKLMRQANVKHGGVKLRSIFSGGESLGAELLDWVRATFGIDAHEIYGQTECNLVVGSNARLFPIRPGSMGKATPGFDVRIVDDRGNELPRGMRGIIGVRQPNPVTMLEYWRNPEATAKKYAGEFLLTGDLGRQDEDGYFWYMSREDDVITTAGYRVGPSEIEDTLLKHPAVALAAVVGIPDPIRTESIKAWIVLRPGFAPSDQLAREIQDFVKVQLAAHEYPRFVQFAETLPMTATGKVLRRELRARG; encoded by the coding sequence ATGCTCACCGAAGCAGCCACCTATGACGAGCTCTACGGCCATTTCCGCTGGGAGGTTCCGGCGCGCTTCAACATGGCGACCGCCTGCTGCGACCGCCATGCCGATGGCAGCGGGCACCTCGCGCTGATCTATGTCGACGAGGATGGTCGAGCGACGCGGACCTCCTTCGACGAACTCGCGGCGATGTCGAGGCGCTTTGCCAATGTGCTGAAGGCCGATGGGCTTTCGCGCGGCGACCGCGTCGCGGTGTTCCTGTCGCAATCGCTGGAATTGCCGGTCACCCATCTGGCGGCATTCCGCTCCGGCCTGATCTCGATCCCGCTGTTTGCGCTGTTCGGCGAGGATGCGCTGGAATTCCGATTGAAGAATTCCGGCGCCAGGGCCGTCGTCACCGACGAGGCCGGCTGGGAGAAGCTTGCGAAGATCCGCGACCGCCTGCCCGCGCTTGCCCATGTCTACGTGATCGGCGCCGCGCGCGCTGGCGCAAAATCGTTCTGGTCGGCGCTCGATGCGGCATCGGACGATTTTGCGACCGTCGAGACGTCGAGCGACGATCCCGCCATCATCATCTACACCTCAGGCACGACAGGCAATCCCAAGGGCGCGCTGCACGCCCATCGCGTGGTGCTCGGCCATCTGCCGAATGTCGAGATGTGCCATGATTTCTTTCCGAAGCCGGGCGACGTGATGTGGACGCCGGCCGACTGGGCCTGGATCGGCGGACTGTTCGACGCGCTGTTTCCGGCCTGGTATCACGGCGTGCCGGTGGTCGGCCACCGTGCGAAGAAGTTCGACCCTGACGCGGCAATGCAGCTGATGGCCGCGCATGGCGTGTGCAACGTGTTTCTGCCGCCGACCGCGCTCAAGCTGATGCGGCAGGCCAACGTCAAGCATGGCGGCGTGAAGTTGCGCAGCATCTTCTCGGGCGGCGAGTCGCTCGGCGCCGAACTTCTGGACTGGGTGCGCGCAACCTTCGGCATCGATGCGCACGAGATCTACGGCCAGACCGAGTGCAACCTCGTGGTCGGCAGCAACGCAAGACTGTTTCCGATCAGGCCGGGCTCGATGGGCAAGGCGACGCCCGGCTTCGACGTGCGTATCGTCGACGACAGGGGCAATGAGCTGCCGCGCGGGATGCGCGGCATCATCGGCGTGCGCCAGCCGAACCCGGTCACCATGCTCGAATACTGGCGCAATCCCGAAGCGACCGCGAAGAAATATGCCGGCGAATTCCTGCTCACCGGCGATCTCGGCCGCCAGGATGAAGACGGCTACTTCTGGTACATGAGCCGCGAGGACGACGTCATCACCACCGCCGGCTATCGCGTCGGCCCGTCCGAGATCGAGGATACGCTGCTCAAGCATCCCGCGGTGGCGCTTGCCGCGGTGGTCGGCATCCCCGATCCGATCCGCACCGAATCGATCAAGGCCTGGATCGTGCTGCGCCCGGGCTTTGCGCCGAGCGACCAGCTTGCGCGCGAGATCCAGGATTTCGTCAAGGTGCAGCTCGCCGCGCACGAATATCCGCGCTTCGTGCAGTTCGCCGAGACGCTGCCGATGACGGCGACCGGCAAGGTGCTGCGGCGCGAGCTGCGCGCGCGGGGCTGA
- a CDS encoding GatB/YqeY domain-containing protein, whose amino-acid sequence MLRDDINNAVKEAMKARDERKLSTLRMVNSTIKNADIEARGQGKPPLPDADLLGLFQKMIKQRQEAVELYDKGGRAELAAQEREEIAIISAYLPKQMSEDEVKAAILAVIAETNAAGVKDMGKVISALKAKYSGQMDFGKASPLVKAALSG is encoded by the coding sequence ATGCTGCGCGACGACATCAACAACGCGGTCAAGGAGGCCATGAAGGCCAGGGACGAGCGCAAGCTGTCCACCTTGCGCATGGTCAATTCGACCATCAAGAACGCCGACATCGAGGCGCGCGGTCAAGGCAAGCCGCCACTGCCAGATGCCGACCTGCTCGGCCTGTTCCAGAAGATGATCAAGCAGCGCCAGGAAGCGGTCGAGCTCTACGACAAGGGCGGCCGCGCCGAGCTCGCCGCCCAGGAGCGCGAGGAGATCGCGATCATCTCGGCCTATCTCCCGAAACAGATGTCGGAGGACGAGGTGAAGGCCGCGATATTGGCCGTCATCGCCGAGACCAACGCCGCCGGGGTCAAGGACATGGGCAAGGTGATATCAGCGCTGAAGGCGAAATATTCCGGCCAGATGGATTTCGGCAAGGCGAGCCCGCTGGTGAAGGCGGCGCTGTCGGGCTGA
- a CDS encoding alpha/beta hydrolase: MENTMPILLVPGLVSSPRIYAPVIPALWRFGPVTIANHIRDDNMGAIARRILAEAPPRFALAGHSMGGYIAFEIMRQAPDRVAKLALINTQARPDTPEATARRRALMARAQNGEYHAVLDELFAGFVHPSRQGDAALRQLVHDMGDDVGPQAFIRQQTAVMSRPDSRPALAWIRCPTLVLTGDEDNTIPNMLSVEMANGIHGAKLVILQDCGHLPQPEQPQATCDALAEWMRG, encoded by the coding sequence ATGGAAAACACGATGCCGATCCTGCTCGTTCCGGGCCTCGTCTCTTCGCCGCGCATCTATGCGCCGGTGATTCCGGCGCTCTGGCGGTTCGGCCCGGTGACGATCGCCAACCACATCCGCGACGACAATATGGGCGCGATCGCGCGACGCATTCTGGCCGAGGCGCCGCCGCGCTTCGCGCTCGCAGGCCATTCGATGGGCGGCTACATCGCCTTCGAGATCATGCGCCAGGCGCCGGACCGCGTCGCCAAGCTCGCGCTGATCAACACCCAGGCGCGCCCCGACACGCCGGAGGCGACCGCGCGCCGCCGCGCGCTGATGGCGCGGGCGCAAAACGGCGAATACCACGCCGTGCTCGACGAGCTGTTTGCCGGGTTCGTGCATCCGTCGCGGCAGGGCGATGCCGCCTTGCGTCAACTGGTTCATGACATGGGCGACGACGTCGGACCGCAGGCCTTCATCCGCCAGCAGACCGCGGTCATGAGCCGGCCGGACTCGCGGCCGGCGCTGGCCTGGATCCGCTGCCCGACGCTGGTGCTGACCGGCGACGAGGACAACACCATCCCGAATATGCTGTCGGTCGAGATGGCGAACGGCATCCACGGCGCGAAGCTCGTCATCCTGCAAGATTGCGGGCACCTGCCGCAGCCGGAGCAGCCGCAGGCGACCTGCGACGCGCTCGCCGAATGGATGCGCGGCTAG
- a CDS encoding GNAT family N-acetyltransferase has translation MVDSKAHADIRLLAAADAAPYREIRLEALRQHPEAFSSTFARENEKPLAWFEERIAQGAVFGAFAANRLVGVAGFWQKDGEKERHKAALWGMYVRPAARRSGVGRRLVEAVLAHAAKLVEQLQLAVVSGNDDALRLYRNAGFVEYGREMRALRQDGRYLDEILMARFLKEPS, from the coding sequence ATGGTCGACAGCAAAGCTCACGCCGACATTCGGCTCCTTGCCGCCGCCGACGCCGCCCCCTACCGCGAAATCAGGCTGGAGGCGCTCAGGCAGCATCCGGAGGCCTTCAGCAGCACGTTCGCGCGCGAAAACGAAAAGCCGCTGGCCTGGTTCGAGGAGCGGATCGCGCAAGGTGCGGTGTTCGGTGCTTTCGCGGCCAACCGGCTCGTCGGCGTTGCCGGGTTCTGGCAGAAGGACGGCGAAAAGGAGCGCCACAAGGCAGCCCTCTGGGGCATGTATGTGCGCCCCGCAGCGCGCCGGTCGGGCGTGGGCCGGCGCCTGGTCGAGGCGGTCCTGGCGCATGCCGCGAAGCTCGTCGAGCAGCTCCAACTCGCGGTGGTCAGCGGCAACGACGACGCGCTCCGGCTTTACCGGAACGCCGGCTTTGTCGAATACGGCCGTGAAATGAGGGCGTTAAGGCAGGACGGCCGGTATCTGGACGAGATCCTGATGGCCCGGTTCCTGAAGGAGCCGTCCTGA
- the carA gene encoding glutamine-hydrolyzing carbamoyl-phosphate synthase small subunit, with the protein MTTSENDAAWPDHKPTALLVLADGTVLEGFGLGAEGQAVGEVCFNTAMTGYEEILTDPSYAGQIITFTFPHIGNVGTNDDDIETVNMAATPGARGVILRTVITDPSNYRATRHLDQWLKARGIIGLSGIDTRALTALIRSKGMPNAVIAHNRHGEFDLHGLKEEAREWPGLEGMDLVPMVTSGQRFTWDETPWAWNQGFGRQTEPEFNVVAVDYGIKRNILRLLAGVGCKVTVVPATTSAEDILALKPDGVFLSNGPGDPAATGKYAVPVIQKVISSGTPTFGICLGHQMLGLAVGAKTKKMHQGHHGANHPVKDETTGKVEITSMNHGFAVDQATLPKDAVQTHISLFDGSNCGLALEGKPVFSVQYHPEASPGPRDSHYLFDRFADLMRKKKRA; encoded by the coding sequence ATGACGACATCAGAAAACGACGCCGCCTGGCCGGACCACAAGCCGACCGCGCTCCTCGTGCTCGCCGATGGCACGGTGCTCGAAGGCTTCGGCCTGGGCGCCGAGGGCCAGGCCGTGGGCGAGGTCTGCTTCAACACCGCAATGACCGGCTATGAGGAGATTCTGACCGATCCCTCCTATGCCGGGCAGATCATCACCTTCACCTTCCCGCATATCGGCAATGTCGGCACCAACGACGACGACATCGAGACGGTGAACATGGCGGCAACGCCGGGTGCGCGCGGGGTGATCCTGCGCACCGTGATCACCGATCCCTCGAATTACCGCGCCACCCGCCACCTCGACCAGTGGCTGAAGGCGCGCGGCATCATTGGCCTTTCAGGCATCGACACTCGGGCGCTGACCGCGCTGATCCGCAGCAAGGGCATGCCCAATGCCGTGATCGCCCATAACCGCCACGGCGAGTTCGATCTGCACGGGCTCAAGGAAGAGGCCCGCGAATGGCCGGGTCTGGAGGGCATGGACCTGGTGCCGATGGTCACCTCCGGGCAGCGCTTCACCTGGGACGAGACGCCGTGGGCGTGGAATCAGGGCTTTGGCCGCCAGACCGAGCCCGAGTTCAACGTGGTCGCGGTCGACTACGGCATCAAGCGCAACATCCTGCGGCTGCTCGCCGGTGTCGGATGCAAGGTCACGGTGGTGCCGGCGACGACCTCGGCCGAGGACATTCTGGCGCTCAAGCCGGATGGCGTTTTCCTGAGCAACGGCCCCGGCGATCCCGCCGCGACCGGCAAATATGCCGTGCCCGTGATCCAGAAGGTGATCTCGTCGGGCACGCCGACGTTTGGAATCTGCCTCGGACACCAGATGCTCGGCCTCGCCGTCGGCGCGAAGACGAAGAAGATGCACCAGGGCCATCACGGCGCCAACCATCCGGTCAAGGACGAGACCACCGGCAAGGTCGAGATCACCTCGATGAACCACGGCTTTGCCGTGGACCAGGCGACGCTGCCCAAGGACGCGGTGCAGACCCACATCTCGCTGTTCGACGGCTCCAATTGCGGGCTGGCGCTGGAAGGCAAGCCGGTGTTTTCCGTGCAGTACCACCCGGAAGCGTCGCCGGGCCCGCGCGACTCGCACTATCTGTTCGACCGCTTCGCCGATCTGATGCGGAAGAAGAAGCGCGCGTAG
- a CDS encoding DUF1254 domain-containing protein, which yields MRIRKLKQIFAIIAAATAFLATASPAARAQQAAPITEQEAHAIAVDAYVYFYSLISMDLTRKQFTNGTTDFKGPMNTFVNVPEYPPADFKGVVRSNFDTLYSVSWLDMTKEPVIISVPDTNGRYYLLPMLDMWSDVFASPGWRTTGTKAGTFLVTPAGWRPDLRDRFVDEFKLPKDTQRIEAPTPYVWVIGRTKTDGPPDYDAVHKIQAGYKVTLLSEYGKTPKPVEFKPDPSVDMKTPPKIQVDSMTAGVYFAYAAELLKLHPPHITDEPIIAQMKKIGIEPGKSFDIGKLDPVVQRGLETAPQDGQKLMAWKVPTLARVANGWSMNTDTMGVYGNYYLKRAIVSQVGLGANLPEDAIYPLNLGDEAGKPLDGANKYIITFANGAAPPVNAFWSITLYDPEGFQVGNALNRFTVSSWMPFKYNADGSLDLYFQNESPGKDREANWLPAPKGAFNLTMRLYSPKSEALTGKWNPPPVVKTATTVGLSAQ from the coding sequence ATGCGTATCCGCAAATTGAAACAGATTTTCGCAATCATCGCCGCCGCGACGGCCTTCCTTGCGACAGCTTCGCCGGCGGCGCGGGCCCAGCAGGCGGCGCCGATCACCGAGCAGGAGGCCCACGCCATCGCGGTGGACGCCTACGTCTACTTCTACTCCCTGATATCGATGGACCTGACGCGCAAGCAGTTCACCAACGGCACCACCGATTTCAAAGGCCCGATGAATACTTTCGTCAACGTACCGGAATACCCGCCGGCAGATTTCAAGGGCGTGGTGCGGTCGAACTTCGACACGCTCTATTCCGTGTCCTGGCTGGACATGACCAAGGAGCCGGTCATCATCTCGGTGCCGGATACCAATGGACGTTACTACCTGCTGCCGATGCTCGACATGTGGTCGGATGTGTTCGCATCGCCAGGCTGGCGGACGACGGGCACCAAGGCGGGGACCTTTCTGGTGACGCCTGCGGGCTGGCGGCCCGATCTGCGCGACAGGTTCGTTGACGAATTCAAGCTTCCGAAGGACACGCAGCGGATCGAAGCGCCGACGCCTTATGTCTGGGTGATCGGCCGCACCAAGACCGACGGCCCGCCGGACTACGATGCCGTCCATAAGATCCAGGCTGGCTACAAGGTCACACTGCTTTCCGAATACGGCAAAACGCCAAAACCGGTCGAATTCAAGCCGGACCCCAGCGTCGACATGAAGACGCCGCCAAAGATCCAGGTCGATTCGATGACGGCCGGCGTCTATTTCGCCTATGCCGCGGAACTGCTCAAGCTTCACCCGCCTCACATCACCGATGAGCCAATCATCGCGCAGATGAAGAAAATTGGAATCGAGCCCGGCAAGAGCTTTGACATCGGCAAGCTCGATCCGGTGGTGCAACGGGGGCTTGAGACCGCACCGCAGGATGGCCAAAAACTAATGGCCTGGAAAGTGCCGACGCTGGCGCGGGTCGCCAACGGCTGGTCGATGAACACCGATACGATGGGGGTCTACGGCAACTACTACCTGAAACGGGCGATTGTCTCGCAGGTGGGACTTGGCGCCAACCTGCCGGAGGACGCCATTTACCCCCTCAACCTCGGTGACGAGGCCGGCAAACCGCTCGATGGCGCCAACAAGTACATCATCACATTTGCGAACGGCGCTGCCCCGCCGGTCAATGCGTTCTGGTCGATCACCCTGTACGACCCGGAAGGATTCCAGGTCGGCAACGCGTTGAATCGTTTTACCGTCAGCAGCTGGATGCCGTTCAAGTACAACGCGGACGGCTCTCTCGATCTCTACTTCCAGAACGAGTCACCGGGCAAGGACAGGGAAGCCAACTGGCTTCCGGCGCCGAAGGGAGCCTTCAATCTGACCATGCGGCTCTACAGCCCGAAGTCGGAAGCGCTGACCGGGAAGTGGAATCCCCCGCCGGTCGTGAAGACCGCGACAACGGTCGGTCTGTCGGCTCAATGA